One Desulfobacterales bacterium genomic window carries:
- a CDS encoding amino acid ABC transporter permease, producing MTPSSTLMTSGQKWRYLLKQCAVVFGLFIVVYLIFTHADFGYDFKWSIIYEENPTYHEVFGLWLLRGLWLTIYISLISSAVSLVLGTLFGIARLSGFKPLYYTATVYVEFFRNTPLLVQLFFWYFAIPMVLPEALRTFLYDHNFELIAATTGLSIYTSAFIAEIVRAGIQAIPRGHVEAAASSGLNAIQTLRHVILPQAFRIIIPPLGSEFLNNMKNSSLAMTIGVAELCWQSQQIESFTFRGFEATTAATVIYLSLSLIISSIMNSINHHLQIGPDRCLNRFDRFLAALTAPLIGLIAFTERLIERITARFSKSTGHDETEGIYLSGKKRYLGKALKVSAVLGKIAFMVVLIGLVALIARGLLHFNWDIAVRHIRLFLTWTFPSSASGEILYGMGGLSLSISLALIAISVSFFIGLVVGLGRMSKNPLLNTPCILYIELIRGNPLIMVIFWVYFFSPIVTGMQINVFWSATIAFTLFSGAYLGEIVRAGVSAIPFGQSEAAQAAGLSYFQTMHHVILPQALKIMIPAIVGQFISIFKDTSLAYIIGVFELMTVAQTLNNRLMIYPFEIYITVAVLYFICCYSMSLVAARLEKKYAPR from the coding sequence ATGACACCTTCATCGACGCTTATGACCTCCGGCCAGAAATGGCGGTATCTGCTGAAGCAGTGCGCCGTTGTTTTCGGCCTTTTTATCGTTGTCTACCTGATCTTCACGCATGCCGATTTCGGCTACGATTTCAAATGGTCCATCATTTACGAAGAAAACCCCACCTACCATGAGGTGTTCGGGCTATGGCTTCTGCGGGGGCTCTGGCTGACCATCTATATTTCCCTGATCAGCTCGGCGGTCTCCCTGGTCCTGGGGACACTGTTCGGCATTGCCCGGCTGTCCGGCTTCAAGCCCCTGTATTATACGGCGACTGTATACGTGGAGTTTTTCCGGAACACCCCGCTCCTGGTCCAGCTGTTCTTCTGGTATTTTGCCATTCCCATGGTGCTGCCCGAAGCCCTGCGGACATTTCTGTATGATCACAATTTTGAACTGATTGCGGCCACCACCGGGCTGTCGATTTATACCAGCGCCTTTATTGCCGAGATCGTCCGCGCCGGCATCCAGGCCATCCCCAGGGGACATGTCGAAGCGGCCGCATCCTCGGGGCTCAATGCGATCCAGACCCTGCGCCATGTCATCCTGCCCCAGGCCTTCCGCATCATCATACCGCCGCTGGGCAGCGAATTTCTCAACAACATGAAAAACTCCTCTCTGGCCATGACCATCGGGGTGGCTGAGCTGTGCTGGCAGTCCCAGCAGATCGAATCCTTCACATTCCGCGGCTTTGAAGCCACCACCGCCGCCACCGTCATTTACCTGAGCCTGTCGCTGATCATCAGTAGCATCATGAACAGCATCAATCACCACCTGCAGATCGGCCCGGACAGATGCCTGAACCGGTTTGACCGGTTCCTGGCAGCCCTGACAGCACCCCTGATCGGCCTGATCGCCTTCACAGAGCGCCTGATCGAGCGGATTACCGCCCGATTTTCAAAAAGTACCGGACACGACGAAACCGAAGGGATCTACCTTTCCGGAAAAAAGCGATACCTGGGCAAGGCCTTGAAAGTGTCGGCAGTCCTTGGAAAAATCGCCTTTATGGTGGTATTGATCGGACTTGTCGCCCTGATTGCCAGAGGACTTCTGCACTTTAACTGGGATATTGCCGTCCGGCATATCCGGCTGTTTTTAACATGGACCTTCCCGAGTTCTGCTTCCGGCGAGATCCTCTACGGTATGGGCGGGCTGAGCCTCAGTATTTCGCTGGCACTGATCGCCATCAGCGTCAGTTTTTTTATCGGTCTGGTGGTGGGCCTCGGACGGATGAGCAAAAACCCGCTGCTCAATACGCCCTGTATTCTGTATATCGAACTGATCCGGGGAAATCCCCTGATCATGGTCATTTTCTGGGTCTATTTTTTCTCACCCATCGTGACCGGAATGCAAATCAACGTATTCTGGAGCGCGACCATCGCTTTTACCCTCTTCAGCGGGGCCTACCTGGGAGAAATCGTCCGCGCCGGCGTAAGTGCCATCCCCTTCGGGCAGAGCGAGGCGGCACAGGCCGCAGGCCTGTCCTATTTTCAGACCATGCACCACGTTATCCTGCCCCAGGCGCTTAAAATCATGATCCCTGCCATCGTCGGTCAATTTATCTCCATTTTCAAAGACACGTCCCTGGCCTATATCATCGGCGTGTTCGAACTGATGACTGTGGCCCAGACCCTGAATAACCGGCTGATGATCTACCCGTTTGAAATCTACATCACCGTGGCGGTGCTGTATTTTATCTGCTGCTACAGCATGAGCCTGGTGGCCGCCCGGCTCGAGAAAAAATACGCGCCGAGGTGA